In Castanea sativa cultivar Marrone di Chiusa Pesio chromosome 6, ASM4071231v1, a single window of DNA contains:
- the LOC142641007 gene encoding COP9 signalosome complex subunit 1, with translation MEPEGSPSRPMIDEIHSNGGINLCDGDGDGDVDDEPSIDDSTTTTTNNRRIISSGEQLDVEAYGGLYQGRTKIMRLLFIAESCEGNPAMRLEALRMAHDEIKKGENTQLYREVVQKIDGKLGSNYDMDSTWCDSVDRRADQKKEKLENELNAYRTNLIKESIRMGYNDFGDFYYAHGALGDAFKSYVRTRDYCTTSKHIIHMCLSAILVSIEMGQFTHVTSYVSKAEQSPEALDPITAAKLRCAAGLAHLEAKKYKLAARKFLETGSELGSHYNEVIAPQDVATYGGLCALASFDRAELKSKVIDNVNFRNFLELVPEVRELINDFYSSHYASCLDYLGNLKANLLLDIHLHDHVETLYDQIRNKALIQYTHPFVSVDLQMMANAFKTSVAGLEKELEALITDDQIQARIDSHNKILYARHADQRNATFQRVLQTGNEFDQDVRSMLLRANLIKHEYNLRAARKH, from the exons ATGGAACCGGAGGGCTCGCCCTCGCGCCCAATGATCGACGAGATCCACTCCAATGGCGGAATCAACCTCTGCGACGGCGACGGCGACGGCGACGTCGACGACGAGCCGAGCATCGACgactccaccaccaccacgacCAACAATCGGCGAATCATTAGCAGCGGCGAACAGCTTGACGTGGAGGCCTACGGAGGCCTCTACCAGGGGCGGACGAAGATCATGCGGCTCCTTTTCATCGCCGAGAGCTGCGAGGGCAACCCTGCGATGCGATTGGAAGCTCTTCGCATGGCTCACGATGAGATCAAGAAAGGAGAGAATACTCAGCTTTATAGAGAAGTGGTCCAGAAGATTGATGGCAAGCTCGGCTCTAACTATGACATGGACTCCACCTGGTGCGACTCTGTTGACCGCAGGGCTGACCAGAAGAAGGAGAAGCTCGAGAACGAGCTCAATGCCTATAGG ACAAATTTGATCAAAGAAAGCATAAGAATGGGATACAATGATTTTGGAGATTTTTATTATGCTCATGGTGCACTCGGGGATGCTTTTAAGAGTTATGTTCGTACTCGTGATTATTGTACTACATCAAAACACATCATCCATATGTGTTTGAGTGCAATTCTGGTCAGCATTGAGATGGGTCAATTCACCCATGTGACAAGCTATGTCAGTAAAGCAGAACAATCACCAGAGGCCCTTGACCCAATTACAGCTGCAAAGCTACGGTGTGCTGCAGGATTGGCTCACTTGGAGGCTAAAAAATACAAGCTTGCTGCTCGTAAG TTCTTGGAAACAGGTTCTGAATTGGGAAGTCACTACAATGAAGTCATTGCACCTCAAGATGTTGCAACATATGGTGGACTTTGTGCACTCGCAAGTTTTGACAGGGCAGAGTTGAAG AGCAAAGTTATAGACAACGTCAACTTCCGGAACTTTTTAGAGTTAGTGCCTGAAGTAAGAGAGCTTATCAATGATTTCTACTCAAG CCACTATGCCTCATGCTTGGATTACCTTGGAAATCTCAAAGCAAATTTGCtgcttgacatccatttgcatGACCATGTTGAGACGCTATATGATCAAATCCGTAACAAGGCCCTCATCCAGTATACACACCCATTTGTCTCTGTTGATTtgcaaatgatggcaaatgccTTCAAAACAAGTGTTGCAGGGCTGGAGAAAGAACTTGAAGCTTTGATCACAGACGACCAAATACAG GCTCGGATTGACTCACACAACAAAATTCTGTATGCACGTCATGCAGATCAAAGGAATGCAACTTTCCAGCGAGTTTTACAGACTGGCAATGAATTTGATCAGGATGTTAGGTCAATGCTGCTGAGAGCAAATCTTATTAAGCATGAATACAATCTTAGGGCGGCGAGGAAACATTGA